From the Lysobacter sp. FW306-1B-D06B genome, one window contains:
- a CDS encoding AGE family epimerase/isomerase, which translates to MNLPATPAPDFRSETFLRTHIADTMTFYHPRAIDPQGGFFHYFRDDGSVYDASHRHLVSSTRFVFNYAMTAREFGNPEYLDAARHGLRYLREVHRNPSSGGYAWTIRDGSPEDRTNHCYGVAFVLLAYSTALKAGIDEVVPWIDETWDLLEGRFWDADAGLYRDEADADWNFSDYRGQNANMHMCEAMLAAYEATRQPRFLDRALTLADHMTRRQAGMAGGLVWEHYDREWNVDWDYHRDDPKHLFRPWGYQPGHQTEWAKLLVILDGHLRERGTPAPWAVDTARHLFDVAVQRAWDAQYGGLAYGFGLAPEFAVCDDDKYFWVQAESLAAAARLGDATCQTHYWDWYDRLWAYAWQHFVDHQHGAWYRILDRRNSKYSDEKSPAGKTDYHTMGACYDVLAVLRSRRHT; encoded by the coding sequence ATGAACCTGCCCGCCACTCCCGCGCCGGATTTCCGCAGCGAAACGTTCCTGCGCACGCACATCGCCGACACGATGACGTTCTACCATCCGCGCGCGATCGATCCGCAGGGCGGTTTCTTCCACTACTTCCGCGACGACGGCAGCGTCTACGACGCTTCGCATCGCCATCTCGTGAGCAGCACCCGCTTCGTCTTCAACTACGCGATGACGGCGCGTGAATTCGGCAATCCCGAGTATCTCGACGCTGCACGACACGGCCTGCGCTATCTGCGCGAAGTGCATCGCAACCCCTCCAGCGGCGGCTACGCGTGGACGATCCGCGATGGATCGCCGGAGGATCGCACCAACCACTGCTATGGCGTGGCGTTCGTGCTGCTGGCTTACTCGACCGCGCTGAAAGCGGGCATCGACGAGGTCGTGCCGTGGATCGACGAGACCTGGGACCTGCTCGAGGGCCGATTCTGGGACGCGGACGCCGGCCTGTATCGCGACGAGGCCGATGCGGACTGGAACTTCTCCGACTACCGCGGCCAGAACGCCAACATGCACATGTGCGAGGCGATGCTGGCGGCCTACGAGGCGACGCGGCAGCCGCGCTTCCTCGACCGCGCGCTCACGCTGGCCGACCACATGACGCGCCGACAGGCCGGGATGGCGGGCGGGCTGGTGTGGGAGCACTACGATCGCGAGTGGAATGTCGACTGGGACTATCACCGCGATGATCCCAAGCATCTGTTCCGACCGTGGGGCTACCAGCCCGGCCATCAGACCGAATGGGCCAAGCTGCTGGTGATCCTCGATGGCCACCTGCGCGAGCGCGGAACGCCGGCGCCGTGGGCCGTCGACACCGCGCGTCACCTGTTCGATGTCGCCGTGCAGCGCGCGTGGGATGCGCAGTACGGCGGCCTGGCTTACGGCTTCGGCCTCGCGCCGGAGTTCGCCGTGTGCGACGACGACAAGTACTTCTGGGTGCAGGCCGAATCGCTCGCCGCGGCGGCGCGACTGGGCGATGCCACGTGCCAGACGCATTACTGGGACTGGTACGACCGCCTGTGGGCCTATGCGTGGCAGCACTTCGTCGACCACCAGCACGGGGCGTGGTACCGCATCCTCGACCGCCGCAACAGCAAGTACAGCGACGAGAAGAGTCCCGCCGGCAAGACCGACTACCACACGATGGGCGCCTGCTACGACGTCCTTGCCGTCCTGCGTTCCCGGAGACACACCTGA
- a CDS encoding carbohydrate kinase: MSHAIKREAIVCFGEALIDFLALPALPGQPRHFVEFAGGAPANVCAAVARLGGNARFVGMLGVDMFGEFLMSQLRAFGVDTRFAVHTSEARTALAFVSLDEEGERSFSFYRPPAADLLFRETHFREECFDDAAVMHVCSNSLTEADIAQTTVAGMRLARERGALVSMDLNLRPSLWPEGLDAAPRLWEALAEADIIKLCRSEADFLIRRAGHHNAMLQRLWQGNARLVLITDGGKPVRWYTRDAEGEAPAFRVSAVDTTAAGDAFVGSLLLRIVERGVSAQTFDTFLGDASAIADALRHAAAGGALAATKHGAFAAMPTRDDIEQLLRTSP, encoded by the coding sequence ATGAGCCATGCCATCAAGCGCGAGGCCATCGTCTGCTTCGGCGAGGCGCTCATCGACTTTCTCGCGCTGCCGGCGCTGCCCGGCCAGCCTCGTCATTTCGTCGAGTTCGCGGGCGGTGCGCCGGCCAACGTCTGCGCCGCCGTCGCGCGCCTGGGCGGCAATGCGCGTTTCGTCGGCATGCTCGGCGTGGACATGTTCGGCGAGTTCCTCATGTCGCAGCTGCGCGCGTTCGGTGTCGACACCCGCTTCGCCGTGCACACTTCCGAGGCACGCACGGCCCTGGCGTTTGTATCGCTGGATGAGGAAGGCGAGCGCAGCTTCAGCTTCTATCGCCCGCCGGCGGCGGACCTGCTGTTCCGCGAAACACATTTCCGAGAGGAATGCTTCGACGACGCCGCCGTGATGCATGTGTGCTCCAACAGCCTTACCGAGGCGGACATCGCGCAGACCACCGTCGCCGGCATGCGCCTGGCACGCGAGCGCGGCGCGCTGGTCAGCATGGACCTCAACCTGCGTCCGTCGCTGTGGCCCGAAGGCCTCGATGCGGCGCCGCGACTGTGGGAGGCATTGGCCGAGGCGGACATCATCAAGCTGTGCCGCAGCGAGGCCGACTTCCTGATCCGTCGCGCAGGCCACCACAACGCGATGCTGCAACGACTGTGGCAGGGCAACGCAAGGTTGGTGCTGATCACCGACGGCGGCAAGCCGGTGCGCTGGTACACGCGTGACGCAGAGGGCGAAGCGCCTGCGTTCCGTGTCTCGGCCGTGGACACCACGGCGGCGGGCGATGCGTTCGTCGGTTCGCTGCTCCTGCGGATCGTGGAACGCGGCGTGAGCGCACAGACGTTCGACACCTTCCTTGGCGACGCGTCCGCCATCGCCGACGCGCTACGCCATGCCGCCGCGGGCGGAGCATTGGCGGCGACGAAGCACGGCGCATTCGCCGCCATGCCGACCCGCGACGACATCGAACAACTGCTGCGAACGAGCCCATGA
- a CDS encoding sugar MFS transporter, translated as MSGRPLSTRTAIAVLTMIFFTWGALTSLNDVLIPHLKAVFEMNYAQTMLIQFTFFSTYLLMSVPAGKVVALAGYKRSIIIGLCVAGVGALLFFPAARIPSYPLFLFALFVLASGITLLQVSANPYIALLGDANSASSRLTLAQALNSFGHTIAPLLIGPLILSGVVIGATELAQMPEAQQAAYRISQAESVQLPYLGIAAGLFLLAVFVVLFRLPAHAEATESADHQRHTFAEVLRHRHLRFGVVGIFMYVGAEVAIGSFLINYISDPRIGALDEAAATEYVAWYWGLAMAGRFIGSFLLRRIEPRVLLGLFAIGAMGLLATTMLNEGRVAVWSVVAIGLFNSIMFPTIFTLGIHGLGPLTSKASSLLVMAIVGGAVVPLLQGVLADRIGVQMAFVLPLACYAFITWYGFRGARREALDEAPVPVASP; from the coding sequence ATGAGCGGTCGCCCGTTGTCCACGCGCACCGCGATCGCGGTGCTGACGATGATCTTCTTCACCTGGGGCGCGCTCACCAGCCTCAATGACGTGCTGATTCCGCATCTGAAGGCCGTGTTCGAAATGAACTACGCGCAGACGATGCTGATCCAGTTCACGTTCTTCAGCACCTACCTGCTGATGTCGGTGCCGGCGGGCAAGGTGGTGGCGCTCGCCGGTTACAAGCGCAGCATTATCATCGGCCTGTGCGTTGCCGGCGTGGGGGCGCTGCTGTTCTTCCCGGCGGCGAGGATTCCGTCGTACCCGTTGTTCCTGTTCGCGCTGTTCGTGCTCGCCAGCGGCATCACGCTGTTGCAGGTCTCGGCCAATCCGTACATCGCGCTGCTGGGCGATGCAAACAGCGCGTCGAGCCGGCTCACGCTGGCGCAGGCGCTCAATTCCTTCGGCCACACGATCGCGCCGCTGCTGATCGGACCGCTGATCCTGTCCGGCGTCGTCATCGGCGCCACCGAGCTGGCGCAGATGCCCGAAGCGCAGCAGGCCGCGTACCGCATCTCGCAGGCCGAGTCGGTGCAGCTTCCGTACCTCGGCATCGCCGCCGGTCTGTTCCTGCTCGCGGTGTTCGTCGTGCTGTTCCGCCTGCCCGCGCACGCCGAGGCCACCGAGAGCGCCGATCACCAGCGCCACACGTTCGCCGAAGTGCTGCGCCATCGCCATCTGCGTTTCGGCGTCGTCGGCATCTTCATGTACGTCGGCGCCGAGGTTGCGATCGGCAGCTTCCTGATCAACTACATCAGCGATCCACGCATCGGCGCGCTGGATGAAGCTGCGGCGACCGAATACGTGGCGTGGTACTGGGGCCTGGCGATGGCGGGTCGTTTCATCGGTTCGTTCCTGTTACGGCGCATCGAACCGCGCGTGCTGCTGGGGCTGTTCGCGATCGGCGCGATGGGCTTGCTGGCGACGACCATGCTCAACGAAGGTCGCGTGGCGGTGTGGAGCGTGGTCGCCATCGGTCTGTTCAACTCGATCATGTTCCCGACGATCTTCACCCTCGGCATCCACGGCCTCGGCCCGCTGACGAGCAAGGCCTCGAGCCTGCTGGTGATGGCGATCGTCGGCGGCGCCGTGGTGCCGCTGCTGCAGGGCGTGCTCGCCGACCGCATCGGCGTGCAGATGGCGTTCGTGCTGCCGCTGGCGTGCTATGCGTTCATCACCTGGTACGGATTCCGTGGTGCGCGGCGCGAGGCGCTGGATGAAGCGCCGGTGCCGGTGGCGTCGCCATGA
- a CDS encoding LacI family DNA-binding transcriptional regulator, which yields MNAPAVRGRVTLADIALACDLSRATISLVLRGSPLVNAETRARVEAELKRQGYVYHRGAANLRRKVSSTVALVINDLSNPFFAEFAAGVDEALAASGYVTLLGSTGESSERQQAVLTSLLEHDPAGIILSPAEGTDPARLRPLLASRTPVLVFNRALGGDWDYLALDNTHGARLATEHLLAQGHRRIAFFGGHEESSSCHERREGYRAALADAGISPEPQWIVECSPTRLEAARQTGALFVRDPAPTAAVCYNDAVALGLMAGLSTRGRRAGHDFAVTGFDDIPEAAVSAPPLTTIAVDPRARGHQAAELILQRLREPATPIATTIAPVRLNLRASSHFTLPGDAA from the coding sequence ATGAACGCCCCTGCCGTGCGCGGACGGGTGACGCTGGCCGACATCGCCCTCGCCTGCGATCTATCGCGGGCGACGATCTCGCTGGTGCTGCGCGGCAGCCCGCTGGTCAACGCGGAAACGCGCGCACGCGTGGAGGCCGAGCTCAAGCGCCAGGGCTATGTCTATCACCGCGGCGCGGCGAACCTGCGGCGCAAGGTGTCCTCGACCGTCGCGCTGGTGATCAACGACCTGTCCAATCCGTTCTTCGCCGAGTTCGCGGCGGGCGTGGACGAAGCACTTGCCGCATCGGGCTACGTCACGCTGCTCGGCAGCACGGGCGAATCATCCGAGCGCCAGCAGGCGGTGCTCACCTCGCTGCTCGAACACGATCCGGCCGGCATCATCCTTTCGCCCGCCGAAGGCACCGACCCTGCGCGCCTTCGCCCGCTGCTCGCCTCGCGCACGCCGGTGCTGGTGTTCAACCGCGCGCTCGGCGGCGACTGGGATTACCTCGCGCTCGACAACACGCACGGTGCGCGCCTCGCGACGGAGCATCTGCTTGCGCAGGGTCATCGCCGCATCGCGTTCTTCGGCGGACACGAGGAATCCAGTTCGTGCCACGAGCGGCGCGAAGGCTATCGCGCTGCGCTCGCCGACGCGGGCATCTCGCCGGAACCGCAGTGGATCGTCGAATGCTCGCCGACGCGGCTGGAAGCGGCGCGGCAGACCGGCGCGTTGTTCGTGCGCGATCCGGCGCCCACCGCGGCCGTCTGCTACAACGATGCGGTAGCGCTTGGCCTCATGGCGGGTTTGTCGACGCGCGGCCGTCGCGCCGGTCATGACTTTGCCGTCACCGGCTTCGACGACATTCCCGAGGCCGCCGTCAGCGCGCCGCCGCTGACGACGATTGCCGTCGATCCACGCGCGCGCGGTCACCAGGCGGCGGAGCTGATCCTGCAACGCCTGCGCGAGCCTGCAACGCCCATCGCCACCACCATCGCCCCCGTGCGCCTCAACCTGCGCGCGAGCAGTCACTTCACCCTGCCCGGAGACGCCGCATGA
- a CDS encoding GH92 family glycosyl hydrolase, with product MSRRARSTSLRLVGAALWIAAGLASAAPPSGGAGAKAYAAVDPFIGTGGEGHTFPGATVPFGMVQLSPDTQIKSRKEGYGWAAGYRYDDHTIVGFSHTHFSGTGHSDLGDVLVMPIAGEVKLERGDITKPGSGYTSRFDHKDEIAQPGYYAVTLRDYGIRAELTASPRVGVHRYRFPKGKPAHVLVDLRTSMYDYPGKVQWSRLRLRPDGTLTGFRETRGWAPGRQLYFAMRFSRPVSGHQFHDTEQDVVYKGFPPPGEKDPRQRAQIEGRQLVGALDFDGAAGESMIVKVAISPVSEEGAIANLDAEVPGFDFDAVRNDAKAQWTQALGALDLDAPEPMRRSVYTALYHTLMGPTLFMDADGRYRGPDNAVHQAKGFTHYSTFSLWDTYRALHPLLTIVQPEQRTNDFVNSLLASRRESPYGVLPVWTFHGLETWCMIGYHAVPVIADAYMKGIRGYNANEALDAMVASASYGPYDGIAQYMQLGYVPIDEEGEAASKTLEYAFDDWTISRMAGAMGRGDVAAQFGKRAANWRHAFDKDTGFMRARKRDGSFREPFDPSASGYGSDYTEGNAWQYSWYVPQDVAGLAAAHGGEDQLLARLDAVFDAKVDPKIFEHMEDITGLIGWYAHGNEPSHHVAYLYAYAGQPWRTQDRLGHIMKTQYAPRPDGLAGNDDLGQMSAWYVFTALGFYPVAPSSNEYIIGRPFMPRATLNLPNGKRFTVIAEGLDDAHHFIGSATLNGKPLDRAYLRHEDVMAGGELRFTMQAEPNKAWGAAPEQRPYSMSTR from the coding sequence ATGTCCCGTCGTGCCCGTTCCACCTCCCTGCGCCTGGTGGGCGCCGCACTCTGGATCGCCGCAGGCCTGGCCTCGGCCGCACCGCCGTCGGGCGGTGCAGGCGCGAAGGCCTACGCCGCCGTCGACCCTTTCATCGGCACGGGCGGCGAGGGGCACACCTTCCCCGGCGCGACGGTGCCCTTCGGCATGGTCCAGCTGAGCCCCGACACGCAGATCAAATCGCGCAAGGAAGGCTACGGCTGGGCCGCCGGCTACCGTTACGACGACCACACCATCGTCGGCTTCTCGCACACGCACTTCTCCGGCACGGGGCATTCCGACCTGGGCGACGTGCTGGTGATGCCGATCGCCGGTGAGGTGAAGCTCGAGCGCGGCGATATCACCAAGCCCGGCAGCGGCTACACCTCGCGCTTCGATCACAAGGACGAAATCGCGCAGCCCGGCTACTACGCCGTGACGCTGCGCGACTACGGCATCCGCGCCGAGCTCACCGCGAGCCCGCGCGTAGGCGTGCATCGCTACCGCTTCCCGAAGGGCAAACCCGCGCACGTCCTCGTCGACCTGCGCACGAGCATGTACGACTACCCCGGCAAGGTGCAGTGGTCGCGTCTGCGCCTGCGTCCGGACGGCACGCTCACCGGCTTCCGCGAAACGCGCGGCTGGGCGCCGGGTCGGCAGCTCTACTTCGCGATGCGATTCTCCCGGCCCGTCAGCGGACATCAGTTCCACGACACCGAACAGGACGTCGTCTACAAGGGCTTCCCGCCGCCGGGCGAGAAGGACCCGCGCCAACGCGCGCAGATCGAAGGCCGGCAGCTGGTGGGCGCGCTCGATTTCGACGGCGCCGCGGGTGAATCGATGATCGTGAAGGTCGCGATTTCACCGGTGAGCGAAGAAGGCGCCATCGCCAACCTCGACGCCGAAGTGCCCGGTTTCGATTTCGACGCCGTGCGCAACGATGCGAAGGCGCAGTGGACGCAGGCGCTGGGCGCGCTCGACCTCGATGCGCCCGAACCGATGCGCCGCAGCGTCTACACCGCGCTGTACCACACGCTGATGGGCCCGACGTTGTTCATGGACGCCGACGGCCGTTACCGCGGTCCGGACAACGCCGTGCACCAGGCCAAGGGCTTCACGCACTATTCCACGTTCTCGCTGTGGGATACGTACCGCGCATTGCATCCGCTGCTGACCATCGTGCAGCCAGAACAACGCACCAACGACTTCGTCAACTCGCTGCTCGCCTCGCGCCGCGAAAGCCCGTACGGCGTGCTGCCGGTGTGGACGTTCCACGGCCTGGAGACGTGGTGCATGATCGGCTACCACGCCGTGCCCGTGATCGCGGACGCCTACATGAAGGGCATCCGCGGCTACAACGCCAACGAAGCGCTCGACGCGATGGTCGCCAGCGCCAGCTACGGTCCCTACGACGGAATCGCGCAGTACATGCAGCTGGGCTACGTGCCCATCGACGAGGAAGGCGAAGCCGCCTCGAAGACGCTGGAATATGCCTTCGACGACTGGACCATCTCGCGCATGGCCGGCGCGATGGGGCGCGGGGACGTCGCCGCGCAGTTCGGCAAGCGCGCCGCGAACTGGCGTCACGCCTTCGACAAGGACACCGGCTTCATGCGCGCACGCAAGCGCGACGGCAGCTTCCGCGAACCCTTCGACCCCAGCGCCAGCGGCTACGGCAGCGACTACACCGAAGGCAACGCATGGCAGTACTCCTGGTACGTGCCGCAGGACGTCGCCGGACTGGCCGCCGCGCACGGCGGTGAAGACCAACTGCTCGCGCGTCTGGATGCCGTGTTCGATGCGAAGGTCGATCCAAAGATCTTCGAGCACATGGAAGACATCACCGGCCTGATCGGCTGGTACGCGCACGGCAACGAACCCAGCCACCACGTCGCCTATCTGTACGCTTACGCGGGCCAGCCCTGGCGCACGCAGGACCGCCTGGGCCACATCATGAAGACGCAGTACGCACCGCGCCCCGATGGCCTGGCCGGCAACGACGACCTGGGCCAGATGTCGGCGTGGTACGTGTTCACCGCGCTGGGCTTCTATCCGGTCGCACCGAGCAGCAACGAGTACATCATCGGCCGCCCCTTCATGCCGCGCGCCACGCTCAATCTTCCGAACGGGAAGCGCTTCACCGTCATTGCCGAAGGGTTGGACGACGCGCACCACTTCATCGGCAGCGCCACGCTCAACGGCAAACCGCTGGACCGCGCCTACCTGCGTCACGAAGACGTCATGGCCGGCGGCGAACTGCGCTTCACCATGCAGGCCGAACCCAACAAGGCCTGGGGCGCCGCACCGGAGCAGCGTCCCTACTCAATGTCCACGCGCTGA
- a CDS encoding YkvA family protein, which yields MKAEVRALYFAARDPGTPWYAKLLVAAIVAYALSPIDLIPDFVPVLGYLDDLIVLPLGIAWAIRLIPPAVMADCRARVDAGSGDVPGSPWATAVIVLIWVALAISLALWAYQTWRS from the coding sequence ATGAAGGCTGAAGTCCGTGCGCTGTATTTCGCGGCCCGCGATCCGGGTACACCTTGGTACGCCAAGCTGCTGGTCGCCGCCATCGTTGCCTACGCGCTGAGCCCGATCGACCTGATTCCAGACTTCGTCCCAGTACTCGGGTACTTGGACGATCTCATCGTTCTACCGCTAGGGATTGCGTGGGCAATTCGCTTGATTCCCCCTGCGGTCATGGCCGATTGTCGGGCACGAGTCGATGCCGGATCGGGCGATGTGCCAGGTAGCCCTTGGGCAACCGCTGTCATCGTTCTCATCTGGGTGGCGCTGGCGATCTCACTTGCGCTCTGGGCCTATCAGACATGGCGGTCCTAG
- a CDS encoding Hsp20/alpha crystallin family protein yields MNTMVRIPQWPNQGLSQDPLRQMLDRLMERAMFENGSSDESSIVTSQWIPLVDIKEEAGQFVLYADLPGVPPQDIEVQMDKGIMTIKGERRSEATSDTESFSRIERRQGSFHRRFALPESADPEGISASGYNGVLKIVIPKRPETTPRRIQVGSVISQ; encoded by the coding sequence ATGAACACGATGGTTCGCATTCCCCAGTGGCCCAACCAAGGCCTGTCCCAGGATCCGCTCCGGCAAATGCTCGACCGTCTAATGGAACGGGCCATGTTCGAGAACGGATCTTCCGATGAGTCGTCGATTGTCACCAGCCAATGGATACCCCTCGTTGACATCAAGGAGGAGGCCGGCCAGTTCGTCCTCTATGCGGATCTTCCCGGGGTGCCGCCTCAGGACATCGAGGTGCAGATGGACAAAGGAATTATGACGATCAAGGGCGAACGGCGCAGCGAAGCCACGTCGGATACCGAGAGCTTCTCCCGTATTGAGAGGCGTCAAGGCAGCTTTCACCGCCGCTTTGCGTTGCCTGAAAGCGCGGATCCCGAAGGCATTTCAGCTTCTGGCTATAACGGCGTCCTAAAGATCGTCATTCCGAAGCGGCCCGAGACAACGCCGCGGCGAATTCAAGTCGGTTCGGTCATCAGTCAGTAA
- a CDS encoding YadA-like family protein — protein sequence MACGSGSHASTPGSAGPTRSGWSSSAGGAAGSANTAIGENSQAGNGGNGANGTAGGSGGVGGTGGTGNFAIGIDSRAGTGGNAGDGYAGGTGGAGGAGGNNNIAMGNGASAGIGGAGEEGCCGFPGTAGTAGTSGNTALGQDAAANGGNSVALGAGSTDGGVANVISVGSSTSQRRIINVAAGTAGTDAANVAQMSSGDAATLTSANAYADAREGAIRSDMAVGNATVLASANGYTDAATATTLSSARAHADAGDVQTLNQAQQYADAGDAATLTAANTYTDQRFTEMTGLADSFSTLQKDVDDRFNRMDRRIDKMAAMSGAYAGMAMNTSGLTGNNRIGVGIGAQGGQEAIAAGYQRIIGNRASVSLGAAFGGGEKSVSAGAGFSW from the coding sequence ATGGCCTGCGGAAGCGGTAGCCACGCGAGTACGCCGGGCTCGGCGGGCCCCACCCGCTCAGGCTGGTCAAGCAGTGCCGGAGGCGCGGCCGGCTCGGCGAATACGGCCATCGGCGAGAACAGCCAGGCAGGCAATGGCGGAAACGGCGCAAACGGCACCGCCGGCGGCAGCGGGGGCGTCGGTGGAACCGGCGGCACGGGCAATTTCGCGATCGGCATCGACTCCCGCGCCGGCACGGGCGGCAACGCCGGCGACGGCTATGCGGGCGGCACGGGCGGCGCGGGCGGTGCCGGTGGCAACAACAACATCGCCATGGGAAATGGCGCCTCCGCTGGCATCGGTGGCGCCGGCGAGGAAGGCTGCTGCGGCTTCCCAGGCACTGCGGGCACGGCGGGTACGAGTGGCAACACCGCCCTCGGCCAGGACGCCGCCGCGAACGGCGGCAATTCGGTGGCACTGGGCGCCGGAAGCACGGATGGCGGCGTCGCCAACGTGATTTCGGTGGGTTCCAGCACGTCGCAACGCCGCATCATCAACGTCGCGGCCGGCACCGCGGGCACCGATGCGGCCAACGTGGCGCAGATGAGCAGCGGCGACGCTGCGACACTGACCTCGGCAAATGCCTACGCCGATGCGCGCGAAGGCGCGATCCGCAGCGACATGGCCGTCGGTAATGCCACCGTGCTCGCCTCCGCGAACGGCTACACCGATGCCGCGACGGCAACGACGCTGAGCTCGGCCCGCGCGCACGCCGACGCAGGCGACGTTCAGACGTTGAACCAGGCGCAACAGTACGCGGACGCCGGCGACGCGGCCACGCTGACTGCCGCCAACACGTACACGGACCAGCGCTTCACCGAGATGACCGGTCTGGCAGACAGCTTCAGCACGTTGCAGAAGGACGTGGACGACCGGTTCAACCGCATGGATCGCCGCATCGACAAGATGGCCGCGATGAGTGGCGCCTATGCAGGCATGGCGATGAACACATCGGGATTAACCGGTAACAACCGCATCGGCGTCGGCATCGGCGCGCAGGGTGGCCAGGAGGCCATCGCCGCGGGCTATCAGCGCATCATCGGAAATCGGGCAAGCGTGTCGCTGGGCGCCGCATTTGGTGGCGGCGAAAAAAGCGTTTCGGCAGGCGCCGGCTTCAGCTGGTAG
- a CDS encoding ATP-binding protein, which produces MIRALLALLALWPAIAFGQLASTASTLTIDRAEAVRSDWNATTAPATGWTPVTLMDYWDARWPEHDGVVWYRLHWRQDDASRSTALLIDYVCMTSAVYVNGSLVARNPGLVEPLSRTWNSPQYFLLSPPLLRQGENTVLVRVSGLTAYQPGFGTVTVGDPEVVHAQYRSDRFRRYDIKLINLAMSMVLGGVFLLVWLLRRQETVYGWFALSEFSGSLYGANFIATSTWPFPSTDAWQAFIAAMYMAAGASYAMFLLRYGERRYPRLERIMGALCASGLVAAAFAPGWMGPHRTPWILLGGAFFYIAIGWFLSRAWRVRRVDYVVMAGCVIAPVLVSFYDFALYFGWVRGDTYLLSLTSVLTLIGVGFVLAYRFVIAMRRMEGFNAELQREVDAATSNLAATLSRQHAVELAHSRAGERLQLVRDLHDGFGGTLIGAITQLEQLPDDMPKAKVVDVLKDMRDDLRLVVDSTAREHADLAAQLAPLRHRLARLMELAGIDSRWQLEGLDGIELGTARSLDLLRLMQEALANVFKHSNARCVDVRLECVDGVLRLRIADDGQGMAMQASTDAGGAGLVSMRVRAGRLGGQLRIHSDASGTGLQLQFPVRLEDRNPRAETATT; this is translated from the coding sequence TTGATACGCGCGCTCCTGGCGCTGCTCGCGCTGTGGCCCGCGATCGCGTTTGGCCAGCTCGCGTCCACCGCTTCGACGTTGACGATCGATCGCGCCGAGGCGGTTCGGTCGGATTGGAACGCCACCACCGCGCCCGCCACCGGCTGGACCCCGGTGACGCTGATGGACTACTGGGATGCGCGCTGGCCGGAGCACGACGGCGTGGTCTGGTATCGCCTGCACTGGCGGCAGGATGACGCCAGTCGATCGACCGCGTTGCTGATCGACTACGTTTGCATGACCAGCGCGGTGTATGTCAACGGAAGCCTCGTCGCACGCAATCCAGGTCTGGTCGAGCCGCTGTCGCGCACATGGAACTCGCCGCAGTATTTCCTGCTTTCACCACCGTTGCTCCGACAAGGCGAGAACACGGTACTGGTGCGTGTGTCGGGCCTGACGGCGTACCAGCCCGGCTTCGGAACCGTCACCGTCGGCGATCCTGAGGTGGTGCACGCGCAGTATCGAAGCGACCGCTTTCGCCGTTATGACATAAAGCTGATCAACCTCGCCATGAGCATGGTCCTTGGCGGCGTGTTCCTGCTGGTGTGGCTGCTGCGACGACAGGAAACCGTCTACGGCTGGTTCGCCCTGTCGGAATTCAGCGGTTCGCTGTACGGCGCGAACTTCATCGCTACCAGTACGTGGCCCTTCCCGAGCACCGACGCCTGGCAGGCGTTCATCGCCGCGATGTACATGGCGGCCGGCGCAAGCTACGCGATGTTCCTGCTTCGCTATGGGGAAAGGCGGTATCCGCGCCTGGAGCGCATCATGGGTGCACTGTGCGCATCGGGCCTCGTCGCCGCAGCCTTTGCGCCCGGCTGGATGGGGCCGCATCGAACACCATGGATCCTGCTGGGCGGCGCGTTCTTCTACATCGCCATCGGCTGGTTCCTGAGCCGCGCCTGGCGCGTGCGCCGCGTGGACTACGTGGTGATGGCGGGCTGCGTCATCGCACCGGTGCTGGTGTCGTTCTACGACTTCGCCCTTTACTTCGGCTGGGTTCGCGGCGACACCTACCTGCTCAGCCTGACCTCGGTGCTGACGCTGATCGGCGTCGGCTTCGTGCTGGCGTACCGCTTCGTCATCGCGATGCGCCGCATGGAAGGCTTCAACGCCGAACTGCAACGTGAGGTCGACGCCGCGACGTCGAATCTCGCGGCCACGCTCTCGCGCCAGCACGCCGTCGAACTCGCGCACAGCCGCGCCGGCGAACGCCTGCAGCTTGTCCGCGACCTGCACGACGGTTTCGGCGGCACGCTGATCGGCGCCATCACGCAGCTGGAGCAGTTGCCGGACGACATGCCCAAGGCGAAGGTCGTGGACGTACTGAAAGACATGCGCGACGACCTGCGCCTGGTGGTCGATTCCACCGCCCGGGAGCACGCGGACCTGGCCGCGCAGCTCGCACCGCTGCGCCATCGACTTGCCAGGCTGATGGAACTGGCAGGCATCGACAGTCGGTGGCAGCTGGAAGGCCTGGACGGCATCGAACTGGGTACCGCGCGCAGCCTCGATCTGTTGAGACTGATGCAGGAAGCGCTGGCGAACGTGTTCAAGCACAGCAACGCGCGATGCGTGGATGTGCGGCTGGAGTGCGTCGATGGCGTGCTGCGTTTGCGGATCGCCGATGACGGACAAGGCATGGCGATGCAGGCATCGACGGACGCGGGCGGTGCGGGACTGGTCAGCATGCGCGTGCGCGCGGGGCGCCTGGGCGGGCAACTGCGTATCCATTCGGACGCGTCGGGCACGGGACTGCAGCTGCAGTTTCCGGTCCGCCTGGAAGACCGGAATCCCCGCGCGGAGACCGCGACTACCTGA